The window ATTTTAAGCGTGATTGCGCTGGCAGGCATGCCCTGCGGACTTGCCGTTTCCCAGGCGCCCAACTGGCATGAGGACGCTTTTTTCGGGCTTCATTATGATTTGCACCCCGGCGCCGGGGACACGGAACTGGGCCGCGAGACCACGTATGAGCACATCCGGGCCATGCTGGAGAAGGTGAAGCCGGATTTTGTCCAGTATGACTGCAAGGGGCATCCGGGCTACGCGGGCTACCCGACCAAGGTTGGATCGCCGTCGCCGGGCATCGTGAACGACGCGCTGAAGGTGTGGCGCGAGGTGACCCGCGACATGGGCATCCCCCTGTCCATCCATTATTCAGGCGTGTGGGACACGCGGGCCATTGAACTGCACCCCGAATGGGCCAAGATCGGCCCGCGGGGCAATGCCGACCCGAACTACACCAGCCGCCTGAGCAAGTACGACGAGGAACTGCTGATCCCGCAGTTGATAGAGGTGGTGAAGGAATACGACATAGACGGGATGTGGATTGACGGGGAGAACTGGGCCAGCCAGCCGGACTGGAGCGAGGCCTGCCAGAAGGCGTTCACGGAAAAGACCGGCGTCACGGAGATTCCCAAGAAGGCGGGCGACCCGAACTGGCACGAGTGGCTGGCGTTTCAGCGCGACCTGTTTGTGAAGCATGTCACGAAGTACGTGGACGCGGTGCACGCGGTGAAGCCGACGTGCATGGTGACCAGCAACTGGATGTACACCGTCCGCCAGCCGGAGCCGATGGAGGCGCCCATTGACTACATCAGCGGCGACTTCGACCCCTCCTTCGGCACCGAGACGGCGGCCTCCGAGGCGCGGTTCATCGCCAGCCGGGGCAAGCCCTGGGACCTGATGGCCTGGGGCTTCCTCCAGACCGGCAACCAGGGCTGGACCTTCAAGACCGCCACCCACCTGAACCAGGAACTGTCCATCGTGCTGGCGCAGGGCGGCGCGGTCTTTATCTACAACCAGCCCCAGCGCTCGGGCCGGCTCACGGAGTGGCATCAGGACACCTTTGCGGAGGTGGCTCAGTTCTGCCGGAAACGGCAGGAATACAGTCACAAGACGCAGACCGTGCCCCAGGTGGCCATACTGCACAGCAACACCAGCTATTACCTGAACAACGACCCGCTCTTCAATTTCGCCGGGGCGAAGCAGGCGCTGGAGGGCGCAATGCAGTCCCTGCTGGAAAACGGCTACAGCGTGGACATTCTGAACGAGGAGGCCCTTGTCGGGCGGATGGGCCAATACCGGATGGTCGTGGTGCCCGAGGCCGAGGCGGTGCCGGATTATGTGAAGGACGCCCTGCGCAAGTACGTGGGCGACGGCGGCCGGCTGCTCCTCAGCGGGGTCCATGTGGCGGAGCAGTACGGCGACCTGGCCGGGGTGGAGAAACGCGAGGGCGATCCGCAGGACGGCTGGCTGCCCGTGGACGGACGGGCCGTGAAGATTGCCGCCAAGTTCCAGCCGGTCACCCTGAAGGGCGCCACCGAACTGGCGCCGGTGCTGTACCAGCAGGAGCCGGACCTCAACCGGCGTGACATGGCCGCCGCCACCCGGAACGAATACGGCGCGGGCGTGGTCGTGGCCCTGCACGGCCCCCTCTTCCGCAACTATTACCAGTGCCACTATCCGGACATGCGCAAGCTTGTCGGCGGCATGGTCCGCGCCCTGGACGTGAAAGGACTCGCCCATGTGGACGGTCCCTGGTGGATCGAGATGGCCGCGCGGCAAAAGGACGGGCGCATGCTCGTCCAGTTCGTGAACCGGTCCGCGGGCGGCTACCTGTCGCCCAACCGGCACATGGTCGAGGAGGTGCCCGTCACCGCGCCGTTCACCGTCACCGTGCCCGTGGCGGAGAAGCCGAAGCGGTGCTTCATGGCACCCGACGAGACGACGCTGGACTGGACCTGGGCGGACGGCGTGCTCACCGCCAAAATCGGCGGGCTGCACATCCACAACGTGCTGGTGATTGAGTGACGGCACACAACCAATTCGGGAGACAGGCCATGCTTACATGTTTGCTGGTTGGGCTGGCGGCGCTGGGCGCGCAGGATGCGGCGCGGGCGGCGGACCCCGCCGAAAAGGAGCCCCTGATGGCGCTGGTGGCCACGGGCGGCCACGACTATGACGAGGCGCCGTTCCGGGAGATGTTTGAGCAGATGGCCGGCGTGTCCGTCACCTTCCACGTGATGAAGGACGACAGCGAAATCTTCGAGGACATCAGTGACTGGTCCTATGACGTGCTGGTCCTGTACAACATGAGCCAGAACATTTCCGACTCGCGCAAGGCCAACTTTTTGACCCTGCTCGAGCACGGCGTCGGGCTGGTGGCCCTGCACCACGCCATTGCGGCCTACAACGACTGGCCCGAATTCTGGAAAATCATCGGCGCGCGGTACTTCCTCAAAGACACGGAGGTGGACGGGAAGACGGTGCCAAAGTCCACCTACCGGCATGACATGGACATCCCCTTCGCCCCGGCGGAGCCCGCCCATCCCGTGACGGAGGGGCTTGGCCCCTTCATCCTGCGCGATGAGACGTACAAGGGCTTCCTCATGGAGCCGGGCAACACCCCGCTGCTGTCGGCGGACCATCCCGACGCCCAGCGTGAGGCCGCCTGGGCGCGCAAGCACGGAAACGCGAAGGTCTGCTTCATCCAGCCCGGCCATGGTCCGGAGAGTGTCCGCGACGCCAATTACCGGCGGCTGGTGCGACAGGCGATTCTTTGGACGGGAGGCCGGTGATGGGACGCGGACGGCGGCAAGGGCCGGCCTGGGCGGCGCTGCTGCTGCTGTTGCCGCTGGCGGCAATGCCGCACATGGCTGTTTCCCAGTCCCCAAACCCCGCGCCGGACATTACCGAGCACTACACCCGCATGATGAAATATCATGTGTACATGGACGGGAGTGTGCCCGCCGGGGCGGTGCTTTTCGTCGGCGACAGCATCACCCAGGGCCTGTGCGTGGCGGCGGTCTGCGACCGGGGCGTGAACTACGGGATCGGCAGCGACACCACCGTGGGGGTGCTTGAACGTTTGCCCAAATATGGTTCCATTGACCGCGCGCGGGCGGTGGTCGTTGCCATCGGGGTGAACGACCTGAGCCGGCGGGACAATGACGCCATCCTGGAGAACTACCGGAAGATTGCCGGCACGGTGGCCGGGAGCGGCATGGTGGCCGGGCGCGCCCCGCTGGTCTTCAGCGCCGTGCTGCCCGTGGACGAGCGGGTAAACCCTGAAAACGCGGGGGTCAACGGGCGCATCCGGGAACTGAACAGGGGGCTGGCCAAAGTCTGCGCGGAAACGCGCGGCTGCCGCATGGTGGACGTGACCGGCGCGCTGGCAGATGACACGGGGAGTCTCGCTCCGGAAAACCATGTGGGCGACGGGGTGCATCTCAGCGACAAGGGCTACACCCTGTGGATAACCGCTCTGCGGGACGCGCTCCGGGAGATTCCGGAGAAGGCGGGCGCGGACACACCATGACCTGCCGCATTGGGAACGTAACGCATTCCACTGTTTGGCCGGGCCCCGGCCTTTTCGTTGCCCTGTCATTGGCCTGTACTGCGGGGATGATGGCGGCGCGGCATTTTGGCGTTCCCCGGCTGGTTCTCCCCATGACATTGCTCGCCTCCACGGGGTTCCTGTTTGCGGCGTGGGCCGCTGGCGCGTTTCAGAGCGGCCGGGGCCGGCTCCTTTTTCTGGCACTGGTGGGGTGCTGGACCGGCGACCTGCTCGGGCCGCACCATTTTGTTTTGGGCGCGGTGTGCTTTCTGCTTGCGCACCTGGCTTTCATCGCCGCATTCACTTTGGCCGGTTTTCATCCCCGGCGGATGTGCGTCGCCTCGCTTTCGGCGGCCCTGTTGGCGGCGTTCCTGCTGGGATTTTTCTGGCCCGGCATTCCCCTGGAGGAGCGGGTGCTTGTGGCGGCCTATGTGCTGGTGATTTCCGGGATGGTCGTCGCCGTGGCCGCCTCCAAATCAGCGACCCCGTTGTTTCTCGCGGCGGCGTTGCTGTTCTACCTGTCGGACATTTTTGTGGCACGGTGGCGCTATGGGGAGGGCGGCGCGATGAATGGATACCTCTGCTATCCGCTCTATTATCTTGCGTGCAACCTCTTCGCGCTGGGGGCTGGAGTTTTCGCACGATGCGGGGACAGGCGGGGAGCGCCTGTCCTCACGCCCTGATGCTTTCCCTGCGCAGGACCTCGCCGCCCTTCTGTATGACCGTCACCTCCAGCGCCTCCGGGGTCGCGTCCACGCGCACCGTGGCGTCCGGGGGATTGGTCATGGCGTGGTGGGTGTTGTCCCCGTCCTCTCCGGGTTTCACCCAGGCGAAGGAGTGGGTGTGCCCGCTGAGCCACAGGTGCGCCCCGGCGGCGTTGATCAGCGGCCGCCACAGCCGCCGCACCTCGCGGATGCCGAAGCCGTCGGAGCCGAAGGGCGGCTGGTGGGACAGAATAATCCGGTAGCGGGCGGACTTCGCCGCGTCACTGTCCAGGTCCGCTTGGAGCCAGCGGGTCTGCTCCTCTCGGAACGAGGCGAACTCCACCAGCCCGGCGTACTCCTTGTTGTCGTCCGGCTTGTCCTCTCCCGAGTCCAGGACGACGATGTGCGCCCCGCCGTGGTTGAAGGAGTAGTAAGGCCGCCCGTCTCGGCCCGGAATGAACTCGGGGAGGCGGCGCGCCCAGCCGCCGCGCGTTTCATGGTTGCCCCGGACGAACACCATGGGCAGGGACGCGCCGAAGCGCGCCGCGCAGGAGTCGTAGAAGCCCCGGAACGCCTGCTCAGGCCGGACAAAGTCGTTGATGATGTCCCCGTTCATCGCCACAAAGTCCACCCCCTCCCAGGACACGTCCCTGAACATCGCCTCCAGCCGTTTGTAATCGTCGTGGATGTCGTTCCACATCAGAAACGAGAACCGGTCCTTGGCCGGGTCCGTGGGGGTGCAGGTGAACACTTCACTTTCGACGGTTTCCCCGAAACTGGGGAGGTAGGGCGTGGGGTAGCCCCTGAACTCCCGCGACACCAGTTTGTACTGGAAGGGTTGTCCGGGTGCCAGTCCCGGCAGGCGCACCGCGTGCGCCGTGGAGTCGTTCGGAATGAGCCCGTCCCGGCTGGTGACGGTGGATTTGTCAAGATTTCCATTCACGCCGTACTGCACCCGCGAGACGGCTTGACGGTTGGTGTGCCAGGTGACGGTCACCTCGCCGTCTCCCGGCGACTGCACCACCGGTCCGTGGGTGATGGCGAAGGGCGCATCGTCTTTCTTCTGCGCCGCGCAGGGCAGGTTCAGCGCGGCCAGGCCAAGGCCCGCCGCGCCGATACCCGCGCGCCGCAGGAGGTCGCGCCGGGAAATGGGGGAGTTGCCGGTGTTGACGGGAAAGCTGGAATGTTCAGTCATCACTTGATCCTTGTTGTGTTCCGCTATGGCACGGGCATCCCGAGTGGCACGGGCATCCCGAGTGGCACGGGCGTCCCGCGTGGCACGGGCGTCCCGCCCGTGAAGATTCATGACCGGGACGGCCATGTTACGCGGGACGGCCATGCCGCAGGCACGTCACCCCGCGAACATCCGGCGCTGTTCCCTGTCATAGCGCATGCGCTGACCCGTGTCGAGGGCGGCGGCGGCCATGATGGTGGCCACGGCATGCTGGTGCCCGTACTCGATGTCCGCATTGGGCTTTTCCCGGCTGCGCAGGCATTCCAGCCAGTTGGCCATGTGGTTCGCGTCCGGGGGCGAGTCCAGCAAGCCCGCCTCGACGGCTTTCCCCTCGGTGCCGCCCGCGCCGGAGTAGGTCATCTTCTCCAGGTCCATCGTGCCGAGCAGCCCATGGATGTCATAGTGTGTGCCCGCGCCGTTGGTGAGGCTCATGCACCAGTCGAACAGGAACCCCTCGGGGTAGTCCAGCAGCGCGTGGAACACGTCCGTGTGCTCGCGCCCGTCCTTCCACACGTATATCCCGCCCAAGGCCACCGCGGTGGAGGGGTACGAGGCGTTCATCACCAGGTGCGCCGCGTCAATCAGGTGGGCCATCCACAGGCCGGAAATGCCGTTGCAGCACATCCGGTAGAGATGCCAGCGGCGCAGGAAGCGCGGGTCAAAGGGGACCATGGGCCGGTTGAAAAGGTAGGCCTCCCAGTCCACATCCTCCTGTTTGCAGTCGCTGAAATCGCGCGCCCAGCGCGGATGGTTGAAGCAGTTCGCGGCGGAGATGCGGCTGACCGTGCCCAGTTTTCCCGCCGCGATAAAGTCCCGGGCCGCCTTCCATCTGCCCTCGCTGCGGCGCTGGGTGCCCACCTGCACCACGCGGCTGTTGGCCCGCGCCAGGTCCAGCGCCTCCGTCGCCTCCTCCACCGTCTGCGACATGGGCTTCTCGACGTAGACGTCCTTGCCCGCCTTCAGCGCCTCGATCATGATGGGCGTGTGCCCGAAGTCCGGCGTGGCGATGACCACCGCGTCCACGTCGTCCCGCGCCAGCAGTTCGCCGAAGCGCGAGCACTGGAAGGGCTTCTTTCCGTAGGCGCGCTCCACCCGCGCGGCCATCCGCTCGCGGTTGGGCCGCCACACGTCGCACACGGCGGTAATCTCCACGTTGTGGCTTTCGCGCAGCGCGACGATTTCCCCGGCCAGCGAACCGGCCCGCTCCCCGTTTCCGATGAGGCCGACGGAGACGCGGTCGTTCGCCCCGAAGGCGGCGCGGTTCAGAACCATGCCCGCGCCGAGGGCGGCGCCGGACGCGGCCAGGAAATCTCTTCGTGAAAGCGGCTGGTTGGACATGGCGGCATTCCTTTCAGTTGATGAAAGGCATTCTAGCACGCCGCCGTGTTCAGTCAAACCCCGTCTTGAAAAAGGCTGGGCGCCGCCGGAAGGGAGGAGTGCCGGCGGCGCCCATGACGCGCATGACCAATCGAATGGGAGGAGGGGGTTACACTTGTGCTGCGGCTTTGTATTCGGAAGTGGTCGCGTCTTCGGGATAGGCCTCGAGGCCCATCTCGCTCTTGTCGAGGCCGATATATTCCTCTTCGGGGGAAACCCGCATGCCCAGGACCGCCTTGGTCAGGCTCCAGAAGGCCACGGAGGCGGCAATGGTGAAGGCGCCGACGGCCGCGATGCCGATGAGCTGGACGATGAGCTGGGTGGCGCCGCCGCCGTAAAGCAGGCCCGCCTCGGTGTTGAACAGGCCCACCGCCAGGGTGCCCCAGATGCCGTTGACCAGGTGCACCGAGAGCGCGCCGACCGGGTCGTCAATTTTGAGCTTGTCGAAGGTGATGACCGACTCGACAACAATAAAGCCCGCGATGGCGCCGATAACCACGCTGCCGAAGATGGAGACACCGTCGCAGGGCGCGGTGATGGCGACCAGGCCCGCCAGGCAGCCGTTGATAATCATCGAGAGGTCCGGGTTGCCCAGGCGCAGCCAGGCGTAGGCCGTGGCCGCCGCGATGCCCGCCGCCGCCGCCATCGCCGTCGTCACCGAGATGTGCGCTATCGCCGCGCCGTCCGCGGCCATCGTGCTGCCCGGGTTGAACCCGAACCACCCAAGCCAAAGGATCAGGCCGCCCAGGGTGGCCAGGGCGATGTTGTGGCCCGGAATCGCGCTGACTGAGCCGTCCTTGCGGTATTTTCCGAGACGCGGTCCGAGGAACAGCACCCCGACCAGCGCGGCCCAGCCGCCCACGCTGTGGACCACCGTGGAGCCCGCGAAGTCCTTGAAGTTCGTGCCCATGATGTCCGCCAGCCAGCCGCCGCCCCAAATCCAGTGGCCCGTGACGGGGTACATCAGGGCGACCAGCAGAAAAGCAAAGAGGATGTACGCCTGGAACTTGATGCGCTCGGCCACCGCGCCGGAGACGATGGTCGCGGCGGTGGCGGCGAACACCAGTTGGAAGAAGAACTTCGCCTCAAGGGGCACACCGGTCCAGTTTATGGCGCTGTAGACTCCCTGATAGGCGTCGCCAACCGCCGGACTGTTGTCCGCGCCTCCGAGAAGAAAGCCGGACAAGCCGACAAACGGGTTGCCGTCGCCGAACATCAGCGCAAATCCGATGGTCCAGAAGGACAGGCAGGCGATGCCGAAGACGATGAAGTTCTTCGCCAGAATGTTCACGGCGTTCTTGCCGCGGCAGAACCCCGTCTCAACCAGGGCGAAGCCCGCATTCATCCAGAAGACCAGGAAACCGGCAATCATCACCCACAGGGTGTCCAGCATGACTTTATATTCTTCCATGCTGGGGCCGGCGGCGGCCTCCTCCTGGGCGTGCGCGGCAAACAGCGGGGTTCCCGCAATCACGGCGAAAAGGGCCAGTAGAAGAATCAG of the Candidatus Hydrogenedentota bacterium genome contains:
- a CDS encoding alpha-L-fucosidase, with the translated sequence MHRFTGILSVIALAGMPCGLAVSQAPNWHEDAFFGLHYDLHPGAGDTELGRETTYEHIRAMLEKVKPDFVQYDCKGHPGYAGYPTKVGSPSPGIVNDALKVWREVTRDMGIPLSIHYSGVWDTRAIELHPEWAKIGPRGNADPNYTSRLSKYDEELLIPQLIEVVKEYDIDGMWIDGENWASQPDWSEACQKAFTEKTGVTEIPKKAGDPNWHEWLAFQRDLFVKHVTKYVDAVHAVKPTCMVTSNWMYTVRQPEPMEAPIDYISGDFDPSFGTETAASEARFIASRGKPWDLMAWGFLQTGNQGWTFKTATHLNQELSIVLAQGGAVFIYNQPQRSGRLTEWHQDTFAEVAQFCRKRQEYSHKTQTVPQVAILHSNTSYYLNNDPLFNFAGAKQALEGAMQSLLENGYSVDILNEEALVGRMGQYRMVVVPEAEAVPDYVKDALRKYVGDGGRLLLSGVHVAEQYGDLAGVEKREGDPQDGWLPVDGRAVKIAAKFQPVTLKGATELAPVLYQQEPDLNRRDMAAATRNEYGAGVVVALHGPLFRNYYQCHYPDMRKLVGGMVRALDVKGLAHVDGPWWIEMAARQKDGRMLVQFVNRSAGGYLSPNRHMVEEVPVTAPFTVTVPVAEKPKRCFMAPDETTLDWTWADGVLTAKIGGLHIHNVLVIE
- a CDS encoding ThuA domain-containing protein, which translates into the protein MLTCLLVGLAALGAQDAARAADPAEKEPLMALVATGGHDYDEAPFREMFEQMAGVSVTFHVMKDDSEIFEDISDWSYDVLVLYNMSQNISDSRKANFLTLLEHGVGLVALHHAIAAYNDWPEFWKIIGARYFLKDTEVDGKTVPKSTYRHDMDIPFAPAEPAHPVTEGLGPFILRDETYKGFLMEPGNTPLLSADHPDAQREAAWARKHGNAKVCFIQPGHGPESVRDANYRRLVRQAILWTGGR
- a CDS encoding lysoplasmalogenase, whose protein sequence is MTLLASTGFLFAAWAAGAFQSGRGRLLFLALVGCWTGDLLGPHHFVLGAVCFLLAHLAFIAAFTLAGFHPRRMCVASLSAALLAAFLLGFFWPGIPLEERVLVAAYVLVISGMVVAVAASKSATPLFLAAALLFYLSDIFVARWRYGEGGAMNGYLCYPLYYLACNLFALGAGVFARCGDRRGAPVLTP
- a CDS encoding metallophosphoesterase; the protein is MTEHSSFPVNTGNSPISRRDLLRRAGIGAAGLGLAALNLPCAAQKKDDAPFAITHGPVVQSPGDGEVTVTWHTNRQAVSRVQYGVNGNLDKSTVTSRDGLIPNDSTAHAVRLPGLAPGQPFQYKLVSREFRGYPTPYLPSFGETVESEVFTCTPTDPAKDRFSFLMWNDIHDDYKRLEAMFRDVSWEGVDFVAMNGDIINDFVRPEQAFRGFYDSCAARFGASLPMVFVRGNHETRGGWARRLPEFIPGRDGRPYYSFNHGGAHIVVLDSGEDKPDDNKEYAGLVEFASFREEQTRWLQADLDSDAAKSARYRIILSHQPPFGSDGFGIREVRRLWRPLINAAGAHLWLSGHTHSFAWVKPGEDGDNTHHAMTNPPDATVRVDATPEALEVTVIQKGGEVLRRESIRA
- a CDS encoding Gfo/Idh/MocA family oxidoreductase codes for the protein MSNQPLSRRDFLAASGAALGAGMVLNRAAFGANDRVSVGLIGNGERAGSLAGEIVALRESHNVEITAVCDVWRPNRERMAARVERAYGKKPFQCSRFGELLARDDVDAVVIATPDFGHTPIMIEALKAGKDVYVEKPMSQTVEEATEALDLARANSRVVQVGTQRRSEGRWKAARDFIAAGKLGTVSRISAANCFNHPRWARDFSDCKQEDVDWEAYLFNRPMVPFDPRFLRRWHLYRMCCNGISGLWMAHLIDAAHLVMNASYPSTAVALGGIYVWKDGREHTDVFHALLDYPEGFLFDWCMSLTNGAGTHYDIHGLLGTMDLEKMTYSGAGGTEGKAVEAGLLDSPPDANHMANWLECLRSREKPNADIEYGHQHAVATIMAAAALDTGQRMRYDREQRRMFAG
- the amt gene encoding ammonium transporter, with the protein product MEALTFQQRGNRTRRLILLLALFAVIAGTPLFAAHAQEEAAAGPSMEEYKVMLDTLWVMIAGFLVFWMNAGFALVETGFCRGKNAVNILAKNFIVFGIACLSFWTIGFALMFGDGNPFVGLSGFLLGGADNSPAVGDAYQGVYSAINWTGVPLEAKFFFQLVFAATAATIVSGAVAERIKFQAYILFAFLLVALMYPVTGHWIWGGGWLADIMGTNFKDFAGSTVVHSVGGWAALVGVLFLGPRLGKYRKDGSVSAIPGHNIALATLGGLILWLGWFGFNPGSTMAADGAAIAHISVTTAMAAAAGIAAATAYAWLRLGNPDLSMIINGCLAGLVAITAPCDGVSIFGSVVIGAIAGFIVVESVITFDKLKIDDPVGALSVHLVNGIWGTLAVGLFNTEAGLLYGGGATQLIVQLIGIAAVGAFTIAASVAFWSLTKAVLGMRVSPEEEYIGLDKSEMGLEAYPEDATTSEYKAAAQV